TTGTTGAGGGCGTCCCTCCTGTCTTGGAAGGCAAGGGAAGGCAGCCActgtctctgcccctcactgCCCAGCCAGGAGAGGGAAGTGAAAAGAGATATTCAGAGCTGAGGCCTTGCCCTATCTTGTGGGCTCTTTCACTCCTGAGGGTGAACCGAGTAACTTCCCGTTTCCCAGGTAATGTCATCAGGCTCCCAGTAGCCTCCTCACCCTCTGCAAAAAAAACTTCCCCTTCTGGTCACCCCACCATAATACAAGATACTCCcctggttgggggcagggaggcggcTGAGCTGACAGGGTTTCCTGGACGAGGAGGCTTCTGGGTCTGTCTGAGGTTGCAGAAGCCTAACTCCTCCCCCTTGGATATGCCCTTTGACCCCTCCTCCTAGGAAACTCTGAGAAGGACAGAGGCCTGGACTTGGTGCAATGGACCCGCCATATGGAGGTGAGGGAAtcagaggtcagaggtcaagAGGGACAGGTCTTGGGAGAGTGGAGGGGCTCAAACCCTTCAGATGAGGTGAGAGCTAAGGGTTAAGATAGAGGGGTCGGAAATACTTATCAGGAGGCCAGGGGCCAAAAGTCAGCCAGTGAACAGTCTTCTGTTGGCGGGATAAAGGTCAGAAGAGggaaggctggggagagggagaagagagtagGGTCAGAGAGGACAAGGTGGTCGGCATCCAGACCCTGGCCGTGGAAGTGGCTTTCCTTGGTCCTCACTGCTGCCCTGAGAAGCCAGGGAGAAAGAAGTCTGGGGGGAACCCCTGGGCCAGAGCCTTGCCTGTTCCCGGTACTTAGCGACATGGCTGGTGCGCAGAGAAGCTCAGCAAATACATGGTGAACGAGAGGACGGCTCACTGGGAGAGCGACCACCGGCCTGCCCTGCTCTGTCCCGTAGGCGGTGAAGATGCAGCTGTTGGAGCAAGCTCAGGGACCGCTGATGGAGCTGCTGGACCGGGCCATGTGGGAGGCCGTTCAGTCCTACCCACCGCAAGGTGGACCTCCGCCCTCCGCGCCTCCAGATTCCTCGAGCAAGTGAGCCTCTgaggagctgggggctgggttCCTGTAGCAGGCGCCTCTTCCGCAAGAGTTATGAGCCCTACATATCATCTCATGCATCCTTTGTCAGTGTGGGCATGACCCCGACGTCAGCCTTCTCTCTGTTGTCCTTatggcctctgcctgcctgacaCTGACCTCCAGCTCTGGGCCTTGTTCTGCCCTGGCCCTGACCTTCCACCTGGTCCTGCCCTCTGGCCCTCACCCTGATCTTCCCCTACTACTGCTCCCAAGTATCCACCTTCTGCAAggctctgctctctgcccagAACCACCTTCTCTCATGTCCTGACCCAGAACAACTGTCTTCATTCAGGGCCCGGGAGCCATCCCTGGGGAAACGGAAAATTTTCATCATCCGAAAGTCCCTGCTTGAGTAAGTCCACATCACCGACCCGggatgggaggaaaagaaagagctttGGCTGGGGTCCAGGACCCCTCGATTCAAATCCTCAGGTTCTAGGGGTTTGGAGGGAAGACTTGGAGAGAGCTTCTAAAGTTCATGCTCCCCATTTGCCCTGGGCATGATTGTGGAAGAAAGGCCACCTGGATGAGAAGTCCCAGCCATGTCCCAGCCCTTAGCTGCAAGTTCCCAATCGCTAGTCCCCATCCCACATGTGTATCATGCCTGAGCTGGTCTCCATGACCTTGAAGACCCTCCCACACCAACATCCGGGCCCCTGTCCCTGCAGCGAGCTGATGGAAGTGCAACATTTCCGTACCATCTATCACATGTTCATCGCTGGCCTGTGTGTCTTCATCATCAGCACCCTGGCCATCGACTTCATCGACGAGGGCAGGTAGGCCCCCCTCCCGCCTGAGATAGGCACACAGATCAGACCCCTAGGTCCCCAGTGTTCCACCTGCCACTGGCCTGAGCAACCACAGCTCAACCCCCCCACTTTGATCCTTTGATTACTGGATACACATCACCATCGCTTCCAACAACCTTGCCACCTAAAAGACACTCTTAGACTTCTTCCTTCCACAGCCTTGGATGGCCCTTGGTCTGACCTCCCGGGTCAGCTACTCCGCAGACATTCTGTCTCCTGCTCAAATACTTCTCAGTAGCAACCATGCCCAGATCCATAtgaacacacaggcacacatccTACCTCTCACACTCCCTCCCAAGTCAGCACTGTTTGATTCAAGTAACTTCCATTGGGCACCTTCCAATTCCCTGACCTAAGGGCCAGAGATGAGAGCCAGACCCCATCCCAGTCTCTGAGGCACTCCCAGTCTTGTGGGGAACCCAGACATACCCACTGACATCCCCCCAGAGCACTACCAACTCTGGGGATGAGTCTTAGAGAGGTGAAGAGCCCGGGGTGGGGTCTGTATTTACACCTCCCCTGTCTCACCAGAAGTACAGTTTAGGAAGCAGTAAAAAGAAGAGGACCAAGAATCTGTGGGTTCAGCAATAGAATTGCCTTCTGGCAAAATCGTTATTAATTATATGAGGAATAGAAGGATCAAATTTCAGTAAAGAGTTCAAATACATGTAAAAGTGACAGACCTTCCTGACCACTCCACCAGCCCCAGACCGCTGTcagagataacatttttaacagtTTGGAGAGTTTCCCTCCAGTGCATTTTCCATGCGTTCACATCCACATGTGCATAAGAACCAAGAAGGTGTCTGTTGTGAGGCTTTGCATAAATAAGATACTTACTGTACTTACTGTTGTGTTTTTACTCCTTAATAACTTATCTTCCtatcttaaagatttttccaTGTCAGCCCACTGTCCTTTACTCACTCATGGACATTTAGGTGGTTTCCAATTTTTCCCTGTTACAAACCATACAATCTAAACATAAGCAAATAAAACACCCAACGACCTGCTTTCTACTAACTTCGTCTACAGCTACAGACACTCCAAAAGAACACAAGTAACAGAAACCAAGCTAAACTCTGAATATCCCATATTTTAATACCAGCAGCATACAAAATTCTGAGCCCTCCTGCAACACCTAAGATTCAGAGAGCTCTAAAGGTCATGTGTAAGCAAAATCACCCCACGATTGAGTCTTTTCAGGCAATACCCTGTGCTAGAACTTCGGGACAACAGAGGTGCCATCTTGAAAACCTTCAGATATGGGGCGCTGGTAACTTTCACAAAATACCTCGGTTTGTCTTCCAAGAGTTCTGactgcagagggaggggacaaAGATGGGCCACACATTTGTCTCCTTTGTGTCTCCCTCTCAATTCCAAGGCTGATGCTGGAGTTTGACCTACTGATCTTCAGCTTTGGACAGCTGCCCTTGGCGCTGATGACGTGGGTCCCCATGTTCCTGTCCACTCTGCTGGTGCCCTACCAGGCCCTGCGGCTATGGGCGAGGCCCCGGGCTGGAGGGGCCTGGACGCTGGGGGTAGGCCTAGGCTGCGTGCTGCTGGCGGCCCACAACGCGGTGCTCTGCGTCCTCCCAGTCCACGTGGCCCTGAAGTATCAGCTCCCGCCGGCTTCGCGCTGTGTCCTAGTGTTCGAGCAGGTGATGGGCGAGACGAAGCTGGGGGCGGGGCTCCGGGGGGGGGCACTAGATACTATAGTACTGGTGGGGGCGGAGTTAGTTCCTAGGGGCGGAGTCCGTCTTCAAGGATTTGAACGCACCAGCCGGGGCTCCGAGGAAATTTGCTGCTGTGCAAATGAAATCGGACTTTGCAAGGAGTCACCGGTATTGGCTGACTGGAGGCTCCGCCCTGGCCTTTCCTGTACCCGTTTATCCTTGACTCATTCCAGGAGCGACCTGTTAGGCTATAAGACTAtcagacaaaaagataaaatacggGCTTTGACAGTACAGATTTTGCAatccacctgcctctcttccGCAAAGGAGCgcacagagatgttaagtgaTTAGCTCAAAGCCACACAGCAACTTAACCTCGTTTCCATTCCATCTCAGGTCAGGCTCCTGATGAAGAGCTACTCCTTCTTGAGAGAGGCTGTGCCTGGAGCCCTTTGTGCCAGAGTAGGTGAGGCCTTGCGCCGGCCCCGCTGTGAACTCAGGCCTTTTGGCTGTTTGAGTGAAGTCAGCGGTTGCAGGATTCTCATACAAGCTCTGGCTTCCTGATCCTGTGCTGCCCCCAGGGCAGAACTCTGGCCTCCCAGCTGGACTCTGTGGGCCTTAGTCATCAGGCATTCTCAAGTTCAGCCTCTGAGATATGGCGCCTCTGACACCCAGGACTTCCGGCACTTTCCAATTTCCGGGCCTAGCCTGGAAAGACCCAGGGTATGAGAGCCTTATATTAGGAAgtcagaacagaaggagaggaagaatgtgTGGTGGAACTTGTGGGTGccaaatgaaaaatgacaaagcaggTCCTGTACCAGAAGTAGGGCGCCTGGAATGGAAGCAAAAGAAGAGTGTCAAAGAGCagcttcaggggtgcctgggtggctcagtgggttaaagcctctgcctttggctcaggtcatggtcccagggtcctgggatcgagccccacatagggctctccactcagcggggtgcctgcttcctcctttctctttctctgcctgcctctctgcctacttgtgatctctatcaaataaataataaataaaatcttaaaaaaaaaaaaaaaagagcagcttCAGGTCCTGCGTAGTCTCACCTTGCCTGCCACACCTCCAGACTCAATATCCAGCCCCTCACCCATCCCCTAAACCCCTGTCCTACCCAGCCCTCCACCCACCCGGCcctttcccagcccccacccttctcccactctctctcccttcccccttcacTGACAGAGCCCTCTCACTCTTCCCCAGGAGACGGCAAACAAGCCCCCAGTTTCTCCAGCTACCTCTACTTCCTCTTCTGCCCTACACTCATCTACAGGAAGACTTACCCCAGGTAAGACCCTGTACCTCTTTCCCAAATGCCCAGGCCCATCAGGGACATtgcccttctcttttcctctctctggggTCTTTAGCCTCACCCCAGACCCTGGCCAGTTTCTCAAGAAGCTTCCCATAATTACAATGGGAAATAAATGGCAGGTAGACTATCCCTTCTGCTTTGCACAGCCCATGGTGACACGAGAGTGACCAACTGTCCTGGCTTGCCAAGGGCTGCCCCAGTTTTAGTACCAAAAATCCTCCACCTTGGGAAACCGGTCAGTCTGGAGCAAACTCCTGATGATTAGTCACTTTAGTTGACATTCGAGCTAAAAATCCATTTGCCGTGTCTAGTATGGATGGTGCAGAATGTTCTAGACCTTTACCTCCCCAGATTATCCTCCCAGGCCTGAGGAACTTCGGGAGATTCGGAGAGAGGGCCTGTGCCCCTGCAGGCAGGGAACAAAATAAAAGGTTGGGAAACATGTTATCCCCATTGCTGTTGCAGGACACCCAATGTCAGGTGGAATTATGTGGCCAAGAACTTCGCCCAGGTCAGAAGATGGGGTAGAAGGGCACACACGTGGTGGCTGAGGGGGCATTTCTGGGAGTGAGATGGGGAatgctggggaggagggcagagggtggTGCTAAGGTAAGAGGAGGCAGGTGCTGGGCTAGAATCCAATTCCAGAAGGAGGGGAAGCTGCTTGTGACTCCTCTTAAAGTGACATGTCCCTCactcctccctcacccctccccaggccctgggctgcgTGCTGTATGCCTGTTTCATCCTGAGCCGTCTCTGCGTTCCTGTCTTTGCCAACATGAGCCGGGAGCCCTTCAGTACTCGGGCCCTGGTGCTCTCCATCATGCATGCCACGTTGCCAGGTGTGGCCACcaaaggcagggctggggagggttgCACCCGGGTGAAGGCTTCCTAGTAGGggacttctccctcccctccctctttcccttcagtCAGGTTCAACACCTCCTGCCTCTGGAACCTCTCCCACCTGTGGCCCCTCCCATCATGGCTCACTTCAGATGACcactccactctctctctttccacattGGCCTTCTCACCTGTCTCCTTACCCCTTCAATCTTTCCTCCCCCGCCTGTCCCCGACGAACATCCCTCCTCCAGGTTAGTCATTCCCCACCCTGGTTCAAAAACTCCAGTGACTTCCCATTGCTGGCCTCTCCAGATACAGTTTGATCCCTTggcctggcattcaaggcccctTCCCAGAAAGCCCCTCCTGTCTTCTCATCCTGCTCCAGGCCCTGCCCATTCCTTGAAAGATACTCACTTTCATGCCTCCAGGCCTTTGCTGATACTGGTCCCTCAGCTTGGACTCCTTTCCCCATTTTCCAGCAGCGAAGTCCGGTCTGTTTTGGGGgccgcctcctccaggaagcctttcagTTTTAGCCATCAATCACCATGACCCACCCCTTTTTCTGCACTGCTAAGCCCATCAATGGCCACCATGCTTAGCTCCCAGCACACTTGACCTTGATGCATGGTTGGACATGTCTCCGTCCCTATCtcagcctctgtctctctctctgctctctctctctctccaaccacTCCATGAACTCCTGAGGGTCAGGGGTTTTGAGTTTCATCTGTGCATCCCTGGCATCCAACATGGGGGTCATGAGCAGATGGATGGATTAATAAATGCATGAGTTAGTGAGTGACAAATAAGTGGTTGGTAGGATTTGGGGCCCTGGTTGTCAATGAGGGGCCCTTGGAGCTTCCCAGGGGATCCAGGTGGGCCAGTCTGACCTTCAGCCCTTGTCCCCACTCACCAGGCATCTTCATGCTGCTGCTCATCTTCTTTGCCTTCCTCCACTGCTGGCTCAACGCCTTCGCAGAGATGCTACGATTTGGAGACAGAATGTTCTACCGGGTGGGTCCTGGACCTGACCCCTTGGGAGCTGGATGCAGTGAGGGCTGGAGAGTGATCTGGGGACGTTGGTGGCTCCATGGGGTGTCACCTCTGCTGTGCCATCAGTCTCCCACATGAGAAACGGGCTTCCCTGGATATGGTTCTGATGTCACCCCTTCCGCCTCCCGACTAGCCAGGGCCAAAAGCTCTCGTTCGCATCTTACTTTGGAATCGTCTTCCCCTGAGAGGGAACAAAGGAGGGAGGTCCCCAGATCCTGAAGAGGCAGCTGGGAGAGTGCCTGCTGTCTCTCTTCAGCCAGGGGCCAGCCCCCTGGGGAACACTGGGACAGGGTGCAGGAAGCAAGGAGTTGCAGCTGGGGCCCGAGAAGAGTCAGGACCCTGATGCTCACCTCCTTCCCCTAACCCTGACCCCATTCTTCCCCCAGGACTGGTGGAACTCGACGTCCTTCTCCAACTACTACCGCACTTGGAATGTGGTGGTCCATGACTGGCTATACAGCTACGTCTATCAAGATGGGCTGTGGGTACGAGCTCAGCAGACCCCCCCCCGCGCCGCCAGCTCCCACAGCTAGTAGAGTCTTTCCAGgacattctctttccctctgtctacACCATTCACATTTTCCAGACCCAAGGGCCCCCTGGACCTCCATCTACGCTCTTCTACCTAACCCAGTGGGCAGAAAACCCTCCTTAGAAtctaacttccttccttccttaccctttttttttttcaaagattttatttatttatttgacagacagagatcacaagtaggcagagagacaggcagagagagaggaggaagcaggctccccacagagcagagagtccgattcggggctcgatcccagaaccctgggatcatgacctgagccgaaggcagaggctttaacccactgagccacccaggcgcccccttccttcCTTATCTAACTCCACTCCCCACAGCATTTCCCCCTCCTTAGACTCCTCAGGAACATGTATGTAGCGACTCTCAGTTACCAAGACTTTTCACATACATGATCTGCACAGTAACCCTGACAAGTATCATTATATCCCCTTTTAAAGATTGCATTAGCCCAAAGAACTAATAAAATGCTCTTAAATAAGATATACCAGCCCTTCAGACCCCAAATCCCGTATTCTTTCCATATTCTTTGTACCATACACTCTTCTGGCTTCCTTAAAGAGGGGACTCTTTGTGGAGAAGTCTTGAGGAGACTtattccaccctcctccccccacccctgccagctcCTTGGCGGCCGGGCCCGAGGGGCCGCCATGCTGGGTGTGTTCCTGGTTTCTGCCGTGGTCCATGAGTACATCTTCTGCTTTGTCCTGGGATTCTTCTACCCCGTCATGCTGATACTCTTCTTAGTTATTGGAGGTGAGCTGGGCCTCCATGTGTCACGGGAGGGGGAGCCATCCAGAGGGAGGAAGCCTGGAGTCCTGCTTCTGGAAATTCCAGACTGACAGGGGAGGACACACACCCTTCTGGAGGGGGAAGCATGAAAGTTGGGGTGTGAAGGAACTTGGgaacagggagggaggcagcaggggtTTTCTTGGGGGATGTGGAAGATTTCTGGCTGGAGAGGAGCATCTGAGTGGTGCACACATAGAGGGAGACAAGGGGGAGAAGCGGCGTGAGGATGGAAGGTTTAGTATAAGATCCAGAATACTGCTATAAACAGAGGAATCCTGCTTTCACATGAGCCACTTGAGATCTCTATGGGTTGCTAGATCTGGGTTCAAGTTCCTGTCATCActccccagtgccctgggatgAGAAGGCAGCCAGGGAGACGAGGTGTCTGGAGCTGGAGTAACAAGCTTTCCTCTCACATCAGGGCTGATGAACTTCATGATGCATGACCGGCACACGGGCCCAGCGTGGAATGTATTAATGTGGACCATGCTCTTTCTGGGCCAAGGCATCCAGGTCAGCCTGTACTGCCAGGAATGGTACGCTCGGCgacactgccccctcccccaggtaaGGGACCACGACCGTCACTCAGCTCCCCATCTAGAAGGACACACCTCCCCTCCACAACAGCCAGCCCTCTATTGTTCCCCAATTCAACAGCCATTTGGTCAGGGACCAGGGCCTGTTGTGCGGGCTTCTGTGTCTTGGATGTGTAGGGTGGGCACAGGGGAACTCATGTACAATTCACCTCTCTCCGGCACAGACGACCTTCTGGGGGCTGGTGACACCTCGATCTTGGTCCTGCCATACCTAGAGATCAGAGCACCCTCACTGCCCAGATGATACCACCAAGTTCTTCTCTGCCTGCAAAGCCCGGGACCAGggtgcccctccctgcactcctGGATCTAGCTCCAAGTCAAGGGGGCCTGGCAGGCATGACCAGGGAACTCCAGAGACGGAGATCCATGGACCCAGAGGGCCACTGAGCACAGACATGGAATGGTGATAGCTCTTGAGCCTCCAGCCCCCTAGAGTAGGCACAGGGTCCCCTCCTACCTCATGACTGTCCAGACTTGGGAAGACTTGAAGGATCTTACAGATCTGGTCAATGCAGGGTGACCTAAAGAAGCCGGGGCCGCCAAGGTTTGAGAAGGGTTTGGCTGGCTTTTTGTACTGTTTCCAGTACAATAAtaaactgtgtttctttttattcattcatttgttgattccttcattcattctttgatgAAGGCCCACTTTGACAGGCACACTGGAAGAGCTGGGTCCCCAAAGGCAAGACTGTgtggtgggaggggctgagggtcTTGGAAGACATCCATTGCCTTTTTAATGCCATCCCCTCCCCAAAACCCAACTTTGCCCTCCTTTCCACCTCTATTCCTCCTTCACCTCACATTTCCACACCCCTTAATTCTTCTGCTCCCAGCAACCTCATATCTGGGACAGCCCATAGCAGACCCAGGAGAGGAAGTGCCTGTACAGACCTGATGCGATTATCTCACCTTCCTGAGCCCCATTTTCCACAGCTATAAGGGGACCTTAAAATGAAGAGTGTCCTGACCGTATGGGTTCAGAAGGTCAAAAGATTCATGTTCAGCACCATTCCAGAAACCAGACTGTGTCGTCATTCTAAGGAGAGGATCGTTTCTATCCTCCTTACACAGGTCCCCCCTCACCTGGTGTGGGGAAAACATCTAGAC
This genomic interval from Mustela erminea isolate mMusErm1 chromosome 6, mMusErm1.Pri, whole genome shotgun sequence contains the following:
- the SOAT2 gene encoding sterol O-acyltransferase 2 isoform X2, coding for MEPKAARLRRGEGLRGEQEDRPSAEGNSEKDRGLDLVQWTRHMEAVKMQLLEQAQGPLMELLDRAMWEAVQSYPPQGGPPPSAPPDSSSKAREPSLGKRKIFIIRKSLLELMLEFDLLIFSFGQLPLALMTWVPMFLSTLLVPYQALRLWARPRAGGAWTLGVGLGCVLLAAHNAVLCVLPVHVALKYQLPPASRCVLVFEQVRLLMKSYSFLREAVPGALCARVGDGKQAPSFSSYLYFLFCPTLIYRKTYPRTPNVRWNYVAKNFAQALGCVLYACFILSRLCVPVFANMSREPFSTRALVLSIMHATLPGIFMLLLIFFAFLHCWLNAFAEMLRFGDRMFYRDWWNSTSFSNYYRTWNVVVHDWLYSYVYQDGLWLLGGRARGAAMLGVFLVSAVVHEYIFCFVLGFFYPVMLILFLVIGGLMNFMMHDRHTGPAWNVLMWTMLFLGQGIQVSLYCQEWYARRHCPLPQTTFWGLVTPRSWSCHT
- the SOAT2 gene encoding sterol O-acyltransferase 2 isoform X1; protein product: MEPKAARLRRGEGLRGEQEDRPSAEGNSEKDRGLDLVQWTRHMEAVKMQLLEQAQGPLMELLDRAMWEAVQSYPPQGGPPPSAPPDSSSKAREPSLGKRKIFIIRKSLLDELMEVQHFRTIYHMFIAGLCVFIISTLAIDFIDEGRLMLEFDLLIFSFGQLPLALMTWVPMFLSTLLVPYQALRLWARPRAGGAWTLGVGLGCVLLAAHNAVLCVLPVHVALKYQLPPASRCVLVFEQVRLLMKSYSFLREAVPGALCARVGDGKQAPSFSSYLYFLFCPTLIYRKTYPRTPNVRWNYVAKNFAQALGCVLYACFILSRLCVPVFANMSREPFSTRALVLSIMHATLPGIFMLLLIFFAFLHCWLNAFAEMLRFGDRMFYRDWWNSTSFSNYYRTWNVVVHDWLYSYVYQDGLWLLGGRARGAAMLGVFLVSAVVHEYIFCFVLGFFYPVMLILFLVIGGLMNFMMHDRHTGPAWNVLMWTMLFLGQGIQVSLYCQEWYARRHCPLPQTTFWGLVTPRSWSCHT